Proteins from one Setaria italica strain Yugu1 chromosome V, Setaria_italica_v2.0, whole genome shotgun sequence genomic window:
- the LOC101786476 gene encoding ABC transporter B family member 4 produces the protein MDAAGGRDGEEKKEEKKGNGGGAAAADKRVSFTGLFRYADGTDVLLMLLGTVGALGNGVTQPIMTVIFGQVIDGFGGAVALDDVLHRVNKAVLNFVYLGIATAVVSFLQVSCWTMTGERQATRIRSLYLKSVLRQEIAFFDVEMTTGQVVSRMSGDTVLVQDAIGEKVGKFQQLIATFIGGFVVAFVKGWLLSLVMLACIPPVVLAGGMVSKMLSKISSKGQTSYGEAGNVVEQTLGAIKTVVSFNGEKQAIAAYNKLIHKAYKAAVEEGITNGFGMGSVFCIFFSSYGLAIWYGGKLVLSKGYSGGDVINILFAIMTGAMSLGNATPCMAAFAEGRSAAYRLFATIKRKPEIDPDDPSGKQLEDIKGDVDLKDVYFSYPARPDQLIFDGFSLHVSSGTTMAIVGESGSGKSTVISLVERFYDPQAGEVLIDGINIKSLRLDWIRGKIGLVNQEPLLFMTSIKDNISYGKEDATIEEIKRAAELANAANFIDKLPNGYDTMVGQRGAQLSGGQKQRIAIARAIIKDPRILLLDEATSALDVESERIVQEALNRIMVNRTTIVVAHRLSTVRNADCISVVQQGKIVEQGPHDELIMNPDGAYSQLIRLQESQEEEEQKLERRMSDKRSKSRSLSLKRSIGRGSAGNSSRHSSTVPFGMPGSVELLEENDTNGENQKEQADDSEAPKKAPMGRLAALNKPEVPILLLGALAAGVHGVLFPMFGLLISNAIKTFYEPPDKLRKDSSFWGLMCVVLGIVSIISVPVEFFLFGVAGGKLIERIRALSFRSIVHQEVAWFDDPKNSSGALGAKLSVDALNVRRLVGDNLALLAQVTSSLITGLVIAFVADWKLTLIILCAMPLSGAQGYAQVKFLKGFSQDAKMLYEDASQVATDAISSIRTVASFCAEKRVMAIYDHKCEASKNQGVRTGMVGGLGFGFSFMMMYLTYGLCFYVGGQFVRHNKSTFADVFKVFFALMLATIGISQTSALASDSTKAKDSSVSIFALLDRKSKVDSSSDEGLTLDEVKGDIDFRHVSFKYPSRPDVQIFSDFTLHIPSGKTVALVGESGSGKSTVISLLERFYNPDSGTISLDGVEIKSLKVDWLRDQIGLVGQEPVLFNDTIRANIAYGKHGEVTEEELLKVAKAANAHEFISSLPQGYDTTVGERGVQLSGGQKQRVAIARAILKDPKILLLDEATSALDAESERIVQDALDNVMVGRTTVIVAHRLSTIKSADIIAVLKDGVIVEKGRHETLMNIKDGFYASLVELRSASS, from the exons ATGGACGCCGCGGGAGGGAGGGATggcgaggagaagaaggaagagaagaagggcaacggcggcggcgccgccgccgccgacaagaGGGTGTCGTTCACGGGTCTGTTCCGGTACGCCGACGGCACGGACGTCCTGCTGATGCTCCTCGGCACGGTGGGCGCGCTGGGCAACGGCGTCACGCAGCCCATCATGACGGTCATCTTCGGCCAGGTCATCGACGGcttcggcggcgccgtcgccctGGACGATGTCCTCCACCGCGTCAACAAG GCAGTTCTGAATTTTGTCTACCTGGGCATTGCAACAGCGGTTGTTTCCTTTCTCC AGGTGTCATGCTGGACGATGACAGGAGAAAGGCAGGCAACACGAATTAGATCTCTGTACCTTAAATCTGTCTTGAGACAAGAAATAGCTTTCTTTGATGTAGAAATGACAACTGGGCAAGTAGTTTCAAGGATGTCTGGTGATACCGTGTTGGTTCAGGATGCCATTGGTGAGAAG GTCGGCAAGTTCCAACAACTTATTGCTACCTTCATAGGTGGCTTTGTAGTAGCATTCGTAAAAGGATGGCTTTTATCTCTTGTCATGTTGGCATGCATACCTCCAGTAGTTCTGGCTGGAGGAATGGTCTCAAAAATGCTTTCTAAAATCTCTAGCAAGGGGCAAACATCATACGGTGAAGCAGGGAATGTAGTCGAACAGACGCTTGGGGCCATTAAAACA GTTGTCTCCTTCAACGGTGAGAAGCAGGCTATTGCAGCGTACAATAAACTCATACACAAGGCATACAAGGCAGCTGTTGAGGAAGGAATTACCAATGGTTTTGGCATGGGTTCTGTTTTCTGTATATTTTTCTCAAGCTATGGTTTAGCCATATGGTATGGCGGCAAGTTGGTTCTTAGCAAAGGTTACTCAGGAGGAGACGTCATCAATATCTTGTTTGCTATAATGACTGGGGCAAT GTCGTTAGGTAATGCAACACCCTGCATGGCAGCCTTTGCAGAAGGACGATCTGCAGCATACAGATTGTTCGCAACAATCAAGAGGAAACCAGAAATTGACCCTGACGACCCAAGCGGCAAGcagttagaagacatcaagggtGATGTTGACCTAAAGGATGTGTACTTTAGCTACCCAGCAAGACCAGATCAACTAATATTTGATGGATTCTCATTACATGTGTCTAGCGGCACTACAATGGCTATAGTTGGGGAGAGTGGAAGTGGCAAGTCAACTGTCATAAGTCTTGTGGAGAGATTCTATGATCCACAGGCTGGTGAGGTTTTAATTGATGGCATTAACATTAAGAGCTTGCGGCTTGATTGGATAAGAGGGAAGATCGGTCTTGTTAACCAAGAACCATTGCTCTTTATGACATCTATCAAAGATAACATATCATATGGCAAAGAGGATGCAACAATTGAAGAGATCAAAAGAGCAGCTGAGCTTGCTAATGCAGCAAATTTCATTGACAAATTGCCCAAC GGCTATGACACGATGGTTGGCCAACGTGGCGCTCAGCTCTCAGGGGGCCAAAAGCAAAGGATTGCTATTGCAAGAGCAATAATTAAAGACCCCAGAATTCTGTTGTTAGATGAGGCGACTAGTGCATTGGATGTTGAGTCAGAGAGGATTGTTCAGGAAGCACTGAATAGGATCATGGTGAATAGAACAACAATTGTGGTTGCACATCGTCTGAGTACTGTGAGGAATGCCGATTGCATATCAGTTGTTCAACAAGGGAAAATAGTTGAACAAG GACCCCATGATGAATTGATAATGAACCCTGATGGTGCTTATTCTCAACTTATTCGTCTGCAAGAAAgccaagaagaagaggaacagaAATTAGAACGTCGCATGTCTGATAAAAGGTCTAAAAGTAGAAGCCTCTCACTGAAGCGATCGATAGGCAGAGGTTCTGCAGGAAACAGCAGTCGGCATTCTTCGACGGTCCCATTTGGTATGCCTGGTTCAGTTGAGTTGCTCGAAGAAAATGATACAAACGGGGAGAATCAGAAAGAGCAGGCTGATGATAGTGAGGCCCCAAAGAAAGCTCCTATGGGACGGCTTGCTGCTCTAAACAAGCCAGAGGTACCGATTCTTTTGTTAGGAGCACTAGCTGCTGGAGTGCATGGAGTGCTTTTTCCAATGTTTGGGCTATTGATCTCCAATGCCATCAAAACTTTCTATGAGCCGCCTGACAAACTAAGAAAGGATTCAAGCTTTTGGGGTTTGATGTGTGTTGTGCTGGGTATTGTATCGATAATATCAGTACCAGTGGAGTTTTTCTTGTTTGGTGTCGCAGGGGGGAAGCTTATCGAGCGTATTCGTGCCTTGTCATTTCGGAGCATTGTGCACCAAGAAGTTGCTTGGTTTGATGATCCCAAAAACTCCAG TGGAGCACTTGGTGCAAAGTTGTCAGTTGATGCTCTGAATGTCCGAAGATTAGTGGGTGATAACTTGGCCTTGTTAGCTCAGGTCACCTCATCGCTAATCACTGGATTGGTCATTGCTTTTGTGGCAGACTGGAAGCTCACATTGATCATCCTTTGTGCAATGCCACTATCGGGTGCTCAAGGATATGCACAAGTTAAGTTTTTGAAGGGCTTCAGTCAAGATGCCAAG ATGCTGTATGAAGATGCAAGTCAAGTGGCCACTGATGCTATCAGTAGTATCAGGACTGTAGCTTCTTTCTGTGCTGAGAAAAGAGTCATGGCAATCTATGATCATAAATGTGAAGCTTCAAAGAATCAAGGGGTCAGAACAGGAATGGTTGGTGGCCTTGGTTTTGGTTTCTCATTCATGATGATGTACCTTACATATGGCCTTTGTTTCTATGTTGGAGGGCAATTCGTGCGTCATAACAAATCTACTTTTGCAGACGTTTTCAAG GTTTTCTTTGCACTGATGCTGGCAACAATTGGCATATCTCAAACAAGTGCATTGGCTTCTGATTCTACAAAGGCGAAGGATTCATCTGTCTCCATATTTGCTTTATTGGACCGAAAGTCGAAAGTTGACTCAAGCAGTGACGAAGGTTTGACATTAGACGAGGTCAAGGGTGACATCGACTTCAGACATGTTAGCTTCAAGTATCCAAGCCGTCCAGATGTTCAAATCTTCAGTGATTTTACCCTACACATACCCTCCGGGAAG ACTGTTGCACTTGTGGGAGAGAGTGGCAGTGGAAAATCAACAGTAATTTCTTTGCTGGAACGATTCTACAATCCTGACTCTGGTACCATCTCACTAGATGGGGTAGAAATCAAGAGCCTAAAGGTCGATTGGCTAAGGGACCAAATAGGGCTGGTGGGCCAAGAGCCTGTGCTCTTCAACGACACAATCCGCGCCAACATAGCATATGGGAAGCACGGGGAGGTCACTGAGGAGGAGCTCCTGAAGGTCGCAAAGGCAGCCAATGCGCATGAGTTCATATCAAGCCTTCCCCAGGGGTATGACACCACTGTTGGAGAGAGGGGGGTTCAGCTATCTGGTGGCCAGAAGCAGCGGGTGGCCATCGCAAGGGCCATACTAAAAGATCCaaagattcttcttcttgatgaggcAACGAGCGCCTTGGATGCTGAGTCTGAGCGAATTGTGCAAGATGCCTTGGACAATGTCATGGTTGGCAGGACCACAGTTATTGTGGCACACCGCCTCTCGACGATCAAAAGTGCTGATATTATTGCAGTTCTCAAGGATGGCGTGATTGTGGAGAAAGGAAGACATGAGACGCTGATGAACATCAAAGATGGATTCTACGCTTCGCTAGTTGAACTTCGTTCAGCTTCGTCATAG
- the LOC101771127 gene encoding glutamic acid-rich protein-like, with protein sequence MTESYCFSSPFNLPTRHNLTTEPANKLPESHIDGSNVPIDVEYHEEESTEAEPTDEVEDSEWVPEEDEEEDRDFELEECGEEEDHTTAPEEEEEEDDDNWDNDEAKEDEDYQAEEEEEDGQDGDWDSDETEEDENYQAEDEAKEDEDDYDKEDDEEEDDDKPHDNEEKDSVVVSSDGERGSSTDKFYSVESDEDISEGVDNDSSDNNDDSDDGEDNDSDDDDDDDNDNGEDGDSGPPSKRRRVDG encoded by the exons ATGACTGAGAGTTATTGTTTTTCTTCACCATTTAATCTTCCTACCAGACACAATCTTACAACGGAGCCGGCTAACAAACTGCCTGAGTCTCACATCGACGGTAGCAACGTGCCGATTGATGTAGAGTATCATGAAGAAGAAAGCACCGAGGCAGAGCCAacagatgaagtggaggatagTGAATGGGTTccagaagaggatgaagaagaggacAGAGATTTTGAACTAGAGGAGTgcggagaagaagaggatcacACGACCGCaccagaagaggaggaggaggaggacgacgataACTGGGACAATGACGAGGCAAAAGAGGATGAGGACTACcaagcagaagaggaggaggaggatgggcaGGATGGTGACTGGGATAGTGATGAGACCGAAGAAGATGAGAACTATCAAGCAGAAGATGAGGCcaaagaggatgaggatgactATGATAAAGAAGAcgatgaagaggaagatgatgacaaGCCAC ATGACAATGAGGAGAAGGACTCTGTCGTAGTGTCATCTGATGGTGAGCGTGGGTCCTCGACCGATAAATTCTACAGCGTCGAAAGTGACGAAGACATTAGCGAAGGTGTCGACAATGACAGCAGCGACAACAATGACGATAGCGATGACGGCGAAGACAATGACagcgacgatgacgatgacgatgacaaTGACAACGGTGAAGACGGCGACAGCGGGCCACCTAGCAAGCGCCGTCGTGTGGATGGCTAG